DNA from Acidobacteriota bacterium:
GTCTGCTTCATAATGTTGTCCTTCATAAACGCCGTGATTTTTTTGCGGTTGTTGAGGACCGCGTATTCGAAGGCGTAACGGACGATCTTCTCGCAGCCCGGGCGGGAGATCAGCTTCAGACACTGCTCGACCATATCCGACTGGCGATATTCGATACCGGCGTAAGTGTCTTCTTCGTTCTCACGAACGATGACGATATCCATCACCGGATGCTTCGTCTTGATGAACAGGTGGTACGAAACGCACGGGCGGATGTTGGCGTAGAGGCCGAGCGTCTTGCGGACGGTGACGTTGAGCGATTTGAAACCGCCGCCCTGCAGAGATAAGCGATCGGCGCCTTCAGAAAAACCTTCGTTCGGCGCAGGCTCTCCACGATTCGGGCGCGATGCCCGCTGAGTTTCCGCTTAAATAGACCTTTTCACCGATCTCGATCTCTTCAATATCGATCCGCGCGCCAGCTTCTTTCCAAAATGTGCAGGGTCGCGTCCATGATCTCCGGGGCCGATGCCGTCCCCTTTCGCTACTGTAATAGCTGCGTTTGACATAATTTCTATTGGTTCCCTCTGTTATGAATTTGTAATGACGACTAAACGGAAGATTTTAGCGGAAATGGACGCAAGTCGCAAAAGCAGCCCGTTCGGGTCCCGTTCGGAAGTCCCGTTTGGAGTTCCGCCTTCAGGCGGCCTTAACCGGAATTACGAAGACTGAGATCAGCGAACGGCCGCCTGAAGGCGGTACTCCGGAACGCGTAACGAATCACTTCATATTCTTATCCAAAAAGTCCGCTACTAAAGGATAGAGTTCCAGCCGGTTTTGAGTTTCGAGATTCCGTGACCCTCGTCGTCGAAGAGTTTGTATTCGACGTTCGCGTTCCGGTCGCGCAGCTCTCGACGATCTGTTCGGCTTCCGTGTACGGGACGCGCGGGTCGTTCTTGCCGTGAATCACGAACAGCGGAGCTTTATTTTATCAACCTTTGCGATCGGCGAAATCGCGCGGAGAAATTCGATGTCGCGGTCAAGCATCCCATATTCGACCTCGCGCTGCCGCCGGCGTAGCCCAAGTGTTCTTCAGAAAAGTCTCCCAGTTGACGATGCCGACGGTGTTCACGGCGGCGGCCCAAGTCGGGATAGAGCGTGACCGCGGCCATCGTCATATAGCCGCCGTAGCTGCCGCCCATTACCGCGATGCGCTTCGGGTCTGCGCCGCCCGATTTCTTGAGCCATTCGACCGAATATGCAAGGTCCTTGACGGAATCTTCGCGTTTGCGGACGTCGTCAAGATGGGTGAACGTCTTCCCGTAGCCGGTCGATCCGCGGACGTTGGTCGCAAGGATCGCATAACCGCGCGAAAGATAATACTGATAGAGCGGATTGGATCCCGGACGTTCCTGGCCTTCTGGCCCGCCGTGAACGCTGACGATGACCGGGAGACCCCGACCTGCCAACACGGCGCCGACATCGCCGACCTTGCCGACCTTTTCCTTGACCGTGCGAACTGCCTCGCCGACCACTTTTTCAACCGTCGAAATGATCTTGTTGTCGGTCTTTATCAGTTGGTTCGCGGTTTGTAATACCAAGCCGGAATCTCGCGGCCGTCGAAAGTCTTGAACCCGATCAGTTCCGGCGTTGCGAACGAATCGGCGTCGATGCCCGCGCGGTCGCTCTTCGTGATCTGGGTCAGGGACTTCGACTCAAGATCGTGTGCCAGACGTCCGAATTGTGCTTCGAAGAATTGAACGTAAAACAGGCTTGAACCGTCCCCGGAAAACTCAGACCGCCGACGATGCCTTGCGCCGGAAGCTTGACCGTGGTCTCTTCGGGCCAGAATCCGTGTGATCAGCGGCTTGCCGTCGACTTCGTACTTGCGCAGACGCAGTTCCGAAAAACCTTCGCGGTTGAGCGTGTAGGCGAAATGGGAACCGTTTTCCGGGAATGTGACCCCTTCGACGTCCCAGTTTTCTTCGGGCCGGATCAGAAACGGCATCGGGTTTCCTTTCAGCCAGACGTTGTCCATCTGCACCATCGCCGCGAACTCGCGATCTTTGTTCGAGGTGAAAAGCGGCGAATCACCGTCCGGAAGTATCTCGACATCGCCGAACTGGCTCGCGTCCGTGTGCGGCGTCAGAAGCGTTTCGGTCTTCAACTGCGTGTCATAGAGATAGAGATTGTTGTCGAGGCTGAGTTCCGTGCCGGAGCGCGAAACAATCACACGGCGACCGTCCGAAGACGCTCCGGCGAACGAGTTGGATCCGTCGAACTGATAAACGATTTCTTCCTTGCCGTCCGCGACGGTCATCGCGTAGATGTCGAAATACTGCGGATTGCGTTTGTTCGACGCATAATAGATCTTCGAACCGTCGTCCGACCAACCGCCGAAATTGTGCCTGATCTTCGGCGAGGCCGTCAGTTCGCGAATGTTCGCGCCGTTCGCGTCCATCAAGAAAAACTGCGTGTTCTCGTCGCCGCCGCGCTCTTGCCGAAAACAAGCGCGCCGCCTTTCGGCGAGTAGCGCACGAACCCAACGTTGTCGTCGTAATTCGTAACCTGTTTCGGCGTTCCATTCGGCAGATCGATCATCCAGACCTGCGATGTTTCCCGATACGTTAGTCAGATAGAACAAGCGTTTGCCGTCGGTGCGATCGTCGGCGACGATGCCGACCGGATGTTCAAATACTGCTGGATCGTGTAGTTTTGCGCGCCGGCAACCACCGTCCAGCAAAAACGAAATGACGAAAACCCCAAAAAGTCGCTTCATACGAATACTCCTGAACTGATCTGTTTCGGCGATTATAAGCCAAAACGCGAGGAATTCGGATTCCTGATTTGGGAATTCAGTTTTTGGTTTCTTCATTCAGCCGAGTCGAAAAACAAATTCAATCAAAGCTCTTTCGACCAATCCGAAATCAGAAATCACAATTCCCAAATCCTTTAATGTTGACAAAAATGTAAAGATTACTAAACTTAAGTATTCGATAGGATTTACAGAGATGCCGAAAATTGCAGATATACAGGAAACACCGAACCCGAACGCCGTGAAGTTCATCTTGAAAGAGCCGGTCTCATGCGGGACCTCGCATTCGTTCAAAACGCCCGGAGACGCGGAAAACGACAAGCTCGCGGAGTCGATCTTTGACCTCGGCGACGTCGTCTCGGTGTTTTTATATGGACAAGATGATCACCGTCGAAAAGACGGACGATGTCGATTGGGACGATATTCTGCCGGTGCTCGCTGTTTCCGATCCGCGCGGCGGACGCGGTTTCGAAGAGCAACGAGGAAGCGGCGAAGGAGATCAGCGGCGCGATCAGCGCCGCGCTCGGCTTGATGATCCGATGGTTCGCGAGATCGGGCCATTCTCGACGAGCGCATCCGAACCATGCCTCGCGAGCGACGGCGGCTGGCTTGAGATCGTCGGATTCGAAAGCAAAACTCTCAAGATCCGCTACGAAGGCGCTTGCGCAAGCTGCCGAGTTCGTTGACGGGAACGCTGATGGCGATCAGGAATATGATCAAGGACGAGATCGATCCCGAAATCGAGGTCATCGCGGTTTAGGAACCGGAACTTAACTCTCATTCCGTCCGCCAAACAGGTTGTGCCGGAAGTCGATGAGTTCGACGGAGACGCTACCCGAAAATAGTCATCGTTAAACGTCACGACCGGAAGTGATAAACACCCGGCAACAAGGTTTCCGAGTCTAAAGTCTGGAAGGGTTTCCCAAGACCAAGATAAAAGCCCAAAGATCGGCACCCCAAGATCGATCCTCGAATCAGTCACCCGAAACATTTTCTTGACATCGTTTAACTCGAAATTGGTTTCACAAAATTTAAGGGCGGCTTACGCTGAAGTCGGCCGCCGTGTCGTCTCCAAAAAAGTTCAGAATCTGCATCAAACCGTCAGTCTTTTGCCCCCGTCTCATAAAGTACGTGTTTTCAATTGCAGGAGAAAAATTGCTGAATAGTGAAGAACTCGAACGAAGTCCGAGAACCAAATTCGAGAGTTATCTCAAGGATATCGTTGCCGGTATGCGGCAGGATGTATCCGAGTTCAGAAGATGGTCGAAACGGAATTCGAAAGCATAAGTCCCAAATGGATGACGCGCTGAAAGTTTTCAGAACGTTTCGCGACCGAAAAGGAACTTGACGCGGCATTCACGGAGACCGTTGTCAAGCATCTTCGCCTTGCCCGCGACGAGGGCGCGCGCATCACCGCGACCGCCTTTGCCGAAGCTGAGGAATTGCAGAAGGAAGAAGCCGCCGCGACCGACTCGTCACACGTTGGGAGCGAGATTCGCGATGCAATTCGCGACATCAGCAACAAGTCCTCAATCGGCGATGCGGAAATCGCTCTCGTCGCACACGCCTCGAACTTCACGCCGCGCGGTGCGATTTTCATCATCAAGAACGAACATCTTGTCGGTTGGCGCGTCTTCAGAACCGAGGCCAACTCAGACGACAGAACAGTTCGCGAAGTGTTTTTCCGGTCGGCAGTGATACTTTGCCCCGGCGAATCTGGCCGCGTGAACTGAAAGCCGTTGAGGCCGCATTCGGCACCTACGCCGACGATTCAGTGTTCCTTAACCGGCTCGAGTTTGGAAAACCTGACCGGATGTATGCGATCCGTTGATCGTCCGTGAACGCACGGTCGCCGCGTGCTTTACGCCGGACTATGGAAACGAAGGTTCGAACGTCAACATCGAAGCCCTTGAAGCCCTCGTTCAGGTTGCGGGACTGACGGTCGAGATCTCCGCGTCCGCCCGTTCAGCAAAAGCCCATCACGAATCGGAACTGCATGATGAATCCGAGTATTCGAGGTCGATCGGAGATGTTGCGCCCGCCGCATCGATCAATGGTTTCGAAAGTACGGATACAAATTTGGGATCCTCATATTCTTTCACCGAGCCGGTAATCTCCGGAGCACGGGAAAACGCCCGCGACGAGAGCTTTCCGACGACGGAGACGTTCGACGAAGATCGCTATTTGATGCGCAAAGCTGGTTGACGAAGGGGTCACTTCCGAGCCTGAAACGGTCGAGGAAGACACTTATTCAATGCGCGAAACCGTCGAAGAAGAGAGCTCTTCCGCACCTGAAACAGTTGAGGAAGAGAGCTACTCGATGCGCGAAACCTCCGGATCATATGAGTTCGCGACCGCACCCGGAGGAAGTGGCTTCCGCCGAGTTCGATCAGGCTGAGCCGATGTCTTCATTTGACTTCGTGCCGACCGAGGATTTTCCGGCAGCCAGCGAGTTTGAGCAAGCTTCTGAATGGAGTGAGACCGTTTCTGTCCCGGACGATTACGCCGCCGAAGTTCGAGTCTGCGGAGTTCGAATCGTTCCAACCTCAAGTTTGAATCCGAACCCGAGCCCGCCGAGTTTTCGGCGCCCGCCGTCGGCGAGTATGAGTTTGAAAGCGTTCCGTCGGCATCCAACGTTGAATTCGAGTCGACCGCGCCGGTCTTCGAGCCCGCGACTTTTGAAACGGCTCAGTCGTTCGATGTCGAGAATTTCAATGCCGGCACTACGCCGGTCGCTGAAGTGGTTCCTGAGCCAATCGTTGAGGTGGTTCCGGAGCCCGTCGTTGCTGCGCCGGCGAATGTTCGGACTCGCTTGAGCGAACGCAACGTCGATCTTCCGATCGAGGTTTCGGAAGACGAACGCCGTCTGCATAACGATGCCCGCCGGTTTGCGCGACTGCTGGTCTCCGAGATCAAGCTTTTACAACGAGCAAAAAGGTCAAGGAAGGCCGCGAGGCGAACGACCTCTACGAAAAACGCCAAAGCGATCGATCGATCGCGGAGATGTACGACAAGCGCGTTCAGCCGCCGGTCGCCGAAGTTTGATTATTTCCATTACGAACTGGTCAGCAATCTGGCGGAAGGCGACGAGGGCAAGCTCGGATCGTCATACGTCGGTACAACTATCTAGTTCCGGAAAACCAGAGCAAAGCAAAAAAGTCCCGTGTCGACGTCGATCGTCGCACGGGACTTTTTCTGCCGTTTGGTAAGCGGCGTCGATCAAGGCAGCCGCACGAGAGGTTAACGAAACACGCGCGAAATACCCGAAAGACAGGATGGACAATTGACATCTTTCGCAAACGCGCAATCTGCGAAAAACGAACCGGTCATCGGCAAAAGAAACTTCGTGCGATCTTCGTGTCGCTTTGTGGTTGAACAGACAGCACGTTCGCGTGATGTTTCGCGAAAAACAGAATCCCTAAACGCGCAATCTGCGAAAAACGAACCGGTCATCGGCAAAAGAAACTTCGTGTGATCTTCGTGTCGCTTTGTGGTTGAACAAAACGCACGGCCCGAGAATCAGATCACACCTTTCGTCGTCATATGTCCCCACATCCAGGCGCCCGAGCCGGCATCGCCCTTCGAGCCGCCTTCTGTCCCGGCAATACCACCGTGCGTCGTATTGAATTTTCCGGGCACATAGTTGACGCCCGTTTCAAATTTTTGGCGCATGTCGGAAAGACCGACGCCCAGATCCCTTCCTTGCTAAGCGCTTCCGCGTGATAGCAATTCGTCACATTGCTCGGCACGACGTTCAGGAAATCGGCCGTCGAACCGTCCTGATCTACGGGATCGAACAAAGAAGAGGTGCGTCGATATTGCGCCCGAACCCCGAATTCTTCAGGTCGATCGCAACCTGAACGCAGGCCATCGCCGCGACTCCAGCCGACCAGATAGATCAGGCCCGAACCCGCACGAATAAAACTCGTCGCGTTGTCGGCCATTGTCCGGATATTGATCGAGCTCAAGCTCCAGGAGATCGTGGCCGGTCCGGGGATATACAGTTTGGACGATTCCTTCGTTTGTTGGTAAGCGTTCCAGACGTAATACTTGTAGTTGTTCTCGCCGAGGATCGTTGGCGAACTACCTTCCATCGCAATAAGCATAATCAACTCCTGGTTCTTTGGGTGTTTGGCTAGAAATCAAAATAGATCATTCATCATCGTCTGCAAACTCCGAAATTCGAGGACGGATAGACTTAGAGCCTCACTCGGTCACCTCAAACTGTACGAATTGGGTTGCGATCTTCACCTTTCCGTGGCGAGATTGTCGAAAACGATGATCTGCAGCACGTAGTCGCCTGCCTCGATCTTGCCTGCTGACTGATCGCGCCAACGGATTTCGCCCGCGCGAAATCCGACTGCCCGCCAAGATCAAGCGGGATTTGCTTGCCATCGAGCACGAGTTTTCGATCCCGAAAGACGCGAATCTGAGTTGTGAGATTCGGCCGCTTTGCGCCGTCGAGTCTGGCGTTGTAGATCTCGAACCCATAACGCAGAACGGACCCGCGCTTGAATCGACGCGTTGAAGTGTCATCCATCGGATCGGTCGTTCCCAATTTGGCGTCCGGTTGACCGTTGACGAAGCTCTTCCATTGCTCGACTGTGAAATTCTCGAGAACGATGCCCGAAATGGTCAAGCGGTTCTTTTTCAGATTGGGAACTTCGATAAACTGCGACGCCGAACCGACCTTATTCGCCTGACTGTCGCGGATCGCGATGCGAAACTGATACGCGCCGGGTTTCTTCACCGGAAAAGTAAAATGATAGACGAATCCGTCCCGCTGAATCTTCTCATATCCGAGAGCGTTCGTGCGGAGCGTGTAAGTCTTTGAGATCTGATCGACCGGCTGGCCGTTGTCGCCAAAACTCACGGCGAGAACATCGAAGACAGCTTTTGACGCCGTTCGGTTCATCCGTGAACAGATCGTCGGCCTTCACGTGCAGCAATGAACGGACATATGTCCCCTTTTCGTCGAAGCCAAAGAGCGTGTTGAGCCGGAGCGAAATGTCATGACCGCGAACGGCGAAACGAGCGCCTTTTGGATCGCCTGAACCGGAGTCTCGGCCGTCGTCGCTTTCGGCGTTTCCTCACCCGCGACGTTGATGAAACCGCTGCGGTAGCGAACCTTGACGCCGGGCCGTTTGACGCGGACGTCGAGTTTGTTGAATTTGCGTTTTTGCTTGTCGAACGTGTCGTCGTCCGGTTGGTAACCGATCAGATAATAGCGCTGGTCGTCGAGCACGCGTTTGACACCCTCACTCAAGTCGTTGTTGTTGACGACCGCCATTCCGCCGGTTTCGCGGGCGGAAAGACGAGGCCCTCCTGCGTGTCGAAAAGCTCGCGGCTGCGGCTTGAGATCGCGTTCCTGATCGAATCCGCGCTCGGCGATACGATCTGGTCCTGCGCGTTGATCCCGGTGGTCTGCAAACCGCGCGCATCGACCGTGTAAAAGACGACAGATGCGCGATTCGCGAGATCGACGAGCTGCCGCATAAAGTCGAAAACCTGATAATTGTCGGTCGTGCCCTTGCGTGTCGCGAGGAAATAGCCGGATTCCGTCGGAGAACAGGATGACGGATTTTCGTCCCGGAGTTTCGCCCATCGCGCTGACGACAAAACGCAGCGCACCAAGCGTTCCGACGGCAAACGAAGCATTCGAAAATCGTCGAAACCGGTCAGGAATTTCTTCTCGTTTTCGATGTCTTCATCCGCGATCGTATCGTCGCCCGCGGCCCTCAGCGTTTCATTTGTGGTCGGTTCGATCGGAGCGAATGCGCCGATGTTTCCGCGTCCGAGCGGATACCACTTAACCTTGTCGATCGCCGCGTAAAGCTGTGCTTTGTTGGACGTAAACTGCTGAAGCGCGCCGATTCCCGCGCTTGTGCGGATGATCGCCACGAGATCGCCGTCGCGCATTTGCTCGTCGACGTATTTCTTGAGCGACCGGCGGACGTAATACGCGCTTTCGAAAGAGAGCGAGAGATCATCGACGACAAGCGCGATCGTCCGACGGATCTGGTCGGAACGGATCTCGACCGGCGGCACGGGAACGGCGATCTTGTCGATCGATTTCACCGGCTCGACCGTTTCGCGAACGCTCGAAAAGAAAGAGAAATTCGAGATTTCCTGTTTTTGTCCGTTTTCGAAGATCTCGAAATCTTCGGCCTTCAGGTCGCTGACGATCTTTCCTTTCGAGTCGGTCACGGTGACGTCGATCTGAACGAGCGTGGTCGTGATCTTGACAACATCGTCCGACGGCGGCGTCGGCGACGGAGCCTGAGAAAATGAGATCGAGCACCACAGAAAGAGAAGCAATAGTGAAACGAGAATTCTGATCATTGCGACCTCATCAAGAAAACGGATTCGGATATCGCGCGGTTCTTGGTATTATATAACGAAATCGGTTCTTGCCGTACAATCGTCGAGCCCCGGACAACCGTCGTTTCAGACGAAACGTTTCGAATTCGCGATTGAGTCGGCTTTCCCCGACAAGAATTTCTGGCTGCGAAAAACATCATTCGCGGATGTCCAGACAAATCCCCGAGACATCAAAGCATCGAACCACCGGAGTTTTTATCAATGCCGAGTCTGATTAGTAAAAAGCATAATGTGAGATCGCTCGTGACGGTCTTTGTTTTTGTCTGCGGACTTCTCGCCGTGCCGTTGACGGCGAGTTGTTCGGGGTTTGGCCCGGAAATGAGCGAGTCAGACGCTGAAGGTTTTGCGCGATATGACGCGCGACAACAAATTGCCGCCCGAGGGTCTCGTGCTCGACATCGAAAACCGCTTTTGCGCGTCCGCGCGGGCGTGTTGGCGAAGCTTCTCCGGGCGCGGATCAAGTTTGAAAACAAAGATTATGAGGAGCGCAGGCGTTGCTCAACTCGGACATCTTCAAGCAAAGACAAAGCTTGCCGACTACGCGCTTTGGTTGCGCGGCCGCGCGCTTCAGGGCGCCGGACGACACACGGACGCGATGAACGTCTTTTCGAGTCTGATCAGGGATTATCCGACATCGCTGCGCGTGCGCGAATCGAAAGTCCTCTGGGCGAACTCGGCGATCTCGGCTGGTCAAGCCGCGCAGGTTCCGGCATTCCTGGCCGAATTGAACGATAAAAACCTTGCCGCCGCGCTGCTCGCAACAGCAAGATCGTACGATGCGGCCGGCAATCAGGCCGAGGCGATCCGGTTCTTCCGCCGCGTCTATTTCTTCGGCGCCGGTTCGCCCGAGGCGAAAGAGGCCGAAAT
Protein-coding regions in this window:
- a CDS encoding PD40 domain-containing protein; the encoded protein is MKRLFGVFVISFLLDGGCRRAKLHDPAVFEHPVGIVADDRTDGKRLFYLTNVSGNIAGLDDRSAEWNAETGYELRRQRWVRALLAERRRACFRQERGGDENTQFFLMDANGANIRELTASPKIRHNFGGWSDDGSKIYYASNKRNPQYFDIYAMTVADGKEEIVYQFDGSNSFAGASSDGRRVIVSRSGTELSLDNNLYLYDTQLKTETLLTPHTDASQFGDVEILPDGDSPLFTSNKDREFAAMVQMDNVWLKGNPMPFLIRPEENWDVEGVTFPENGSHFAYTLNREGFSELRLRKYEVDGKPLITRILARRDHGQASGARHRRRSEFSGDGSSLFYVQFFEAQFGRLAHDLESKSLTQITKSDRAGIDADSFATPELIGFKTFDGREIPAWYYKPRTN
- a CDS encoding NifU N-terminal domain-containing protein; this translates as MPKIADIQETPNPNAVKFILKEPVSCGTSHSFKTPGDAENDKLAESIFDLGDVVSVFLYGQDDHRRKDGRCRLGRYSAGARCFRSARRTRFRRATRKRRRRSAARSAPRSA
- a CDS encoding NifU family protein, yielding MVREIGPFSTSASEPCLASDGGWLEIVGFESKTLKIRYEGACASCRVR
- a CDS encoding VWA domain-containing protein, with amino-acid sequence MIRILVSLLLLFLWCSISFSQAPSPTPPSDDVVKITTTLVQIDVTVTDSKGKIVSDLKAEDFEIFENGQKQEISNFSFFSSVRETVEPVKSIDKIAVPVPPVEIRSDQIRRTIALVVDDLSLSFESAYYVRRSLKKYVDEQMRDGDLVAIIRTSAGIGALQQFTSNKAQLYAAIDKVKWYPLGRGNIGAFAPIEPTTNETLRAAGDDTIADEDIENEKKFLTGFDDFRMLRLPSERLVRCVLSSARWAKLRDENPSSCSPTESGYFLATRKGTTDNYQVFDFMRQLVDLANRASVVFYTVDARGLQTTGINAQDQIVSPSADSIRNAISSRSRELFDTQEGLVFPPAKPAEWRSSTTTT